A region of the Colias croceus chromosome 28, ilColCroc2.1 genome:
CCTACTCCTTTCATTACacaatttaaacttatttacagcattttatttaaacattgtgAAGTTATCAAGGATCGacgacaataaaataatttcatgagttttaAATGCTCTTTCACTCGTCGAGAAGTTAAAATGTCGAAATGAATtctagataaaatataaaatcatgcAATATTTGAGTACATACCCAAATGCGGTACATGAtgttaatttcaatataaatattttaaaagcgtTAATGTACCTTTTGTTTGCTATACAAAAGAACACTTTGTGCATAAAAACTAAGATTATTAAGTTGTTGAAGAGATTATAATGATAGTTATTAGCTAGACTAGCTAGACTGCTAGACCATCGTTTTttgcaatattaataattaaaagtaatgaagtaattattgtttttcattcatttcaaaAGATTGATTTATTCAAGTTGTCTTTGTTTAGAAATACATCTAAGACATATATCTAactatagataattaataacaaatctgtttttttaatacaagttACATCCAATACCTTATtgggtaattattattgattaagaGGTTCAGCTTCATTTAGCATCATCATcgagatgatattataataatgtagccttcctcgatgaatggggcagtgggctatctaacgaaagaattttttaaatcggaccagtagttcccgagattagcgcgttcaaacaaacaaactgttcAGCTCGAAggttcagctttataatattagtatagattagctAAAGCTCTCTTGCCCGGTTTGACGTTTAATCTTTACGATAAATTCGATCCAATGATGGCCATAAGTGGCATATTTTAAAGCTTATCAAGCTTACATTTTAACTATTTACTAAAAGCTCTTTTACACAATAAcctaattatcataatatgtataatgtcaAATCACGATCTCAtcataataataggtatataggcataggtattttaatcaagttaTTAACATAACGAGTTTGACAAGGTCAGACGTTGATTCAATGGAGATTTCTctgaatagtttttaattgaggtaacttataatatgtgtttacatatataaaaagtgGACTAGGCGAGCTTGCAAAAACTTAATTcaatttagtaatataatattattatagaaggCAAACTTAATGCAAAAGCATGATAAAGAAAGGTCGATGACATAATAATACTCGTATGTGGATTGTGGACATGCTCTGCATAAAGTAAGTATAATGTACTAGCGATCTGCCAGTTgttcccgttctcgtgggatttccgggataaaaccacatccaagttaccctctataatatgtgtgctaaatttcgtAGTACATAATCGGTTGAATAGTATTTGCgcgaaagagtaacaaacacacacacaaaatcctcacaaactttcgcatttataatattagtaggataacaTATAGAAGCTTATCTGTGTTCCTACAATAAGAACAAAATTGATCAAAGTGCGATGAGGTgtacctattttaaatttttacctTACTGCGCCAGCAACTaggatagatattatatttttagattttataaatattgttcttGTCTTCATTCTATTCTAAATGGCTTGATAGATTTATAAGTTAAATCGAGTGCAATTTAAAATGGAGAGCATTTATTGCCTTAATATAGATATGTGCCTGTATAACAGTATAAGTATGTAGAGTTTCACTTTGAATCACaataactacctacttattatcGACTAATTAACACAGAACTCTAATCACAAAACAcatgtttatttctttatttccaAGCTAAGTTCCGATAGCGAAGTTTATGATAACATACAAGTTTCGATAACTCGTATAGGTCATTGCCAGTCACTCCTAGCTGGTCTCTGAGCTAGCCATGTCgccatatatttatatatttatcgtGTTACAAGTGATATTTTTCACAGTAAGTCATAGTTTAAccaaattaaacatatttttttaatagtttaattctttttagcacctttttattagctttacctgtatgtttgtaaggTATATAAGCAACTCCTATAGACTCTATTTAaggacagatttaattaaaactttgtacacttattaAGGATTGGtgacaatacaattatttgatGAGTTTAAGCgtgtatttttaactagctatatttcttattatttgataaCTTATTCCAATTAAGTTGTATAACTTAATAGAGGTTACTATACGCTTTACAAGTCGTTTTAAAAGACATAGAGGTCAAACGCTTTAAGTTAACATTGTTAGGTAATTTGTTAGCAATTAAGATGTTAAATTTACTAAACTTTATGGTgtaatttgattaattattcatGTTATTTCATTGTGTATTGATTGGCATTacgcttaataatatttgattgaTTTGTTTTCGAGGGAATTACCTACTACAGACCACAAAAATGTCCAATTTGTATATTCTTTTTTATGGCTTTTATACTCTATTTACACACAGATATAAGATAATGTACCTAATACTATATATCGTCATTATTCTGGAGTCTATACAGTACATAAGGGCTACGGCTAATGTGTAAGTATATAactaactagctgctccgcgcggtttcacccccgtggcttcACTCCTGTGGGTCGTAGcgtgatatatattatagcctataactttcctcgataaatgggctacatatctaacaccgaaagaaacTCAAaccggaccagtagttcccgagattaacgcgttcaaacaaacaaactcttcggctttataatattagtaggtataagtataaataaaaatttggtatacctacatattataagttatacctacctaaggATTAAAAGGAGAATGTCCTGTCCCCTTGTATAGTATCGATTTCaacatgtaggtactttgAAGATTGATTgacttgaattaaaaaaacatgtaaagTTTTTAAGCTTGCTGGGTCGTTCAactaagtataaaacaaaaacgttCAGACGGGATTGTAtatgatattaaatatagataatttcTTGGTAATTTCCTTAAGGATACATACATGTCAATGTATCCTTAACGTCAGTACCTGCCTCCAAATATATCTTATTACATCAACAaaataaatggtgtaatgttttattaagtCTTAAGTTGTCAGCTCTATAAATGGACCTACCTACAACTTACACTTTATGTAATGCatcaattcatataaaaaattgcTTATGTATCgttagtatattttaactgttGATGAATCATAAAGTAATATACTCTCTAAGTctctatacctatataatatagtgggtcgccccggcttcgcccgtggtacctacatatttaaactatcctatctctcaagttggatcgaactgcacatggtgtgcgaattttattataatcggttaagtggtttaggagtccattgaggacaaacattgtgacacgagatttatatatattagatacctataataataaacattgtcAAAAAAAATCCGCAAGGTTACATGTATAACTACTATGAATAAGTTTAACAGCcatttacttacctattaggtgtaaatataaattgggCGATTTTTATTACATCATTTCGCAAAAAAGCGATCTTTTATTAGCTTATATTTGGCATGGTCTATCGCTCTTTAGACGTGTCAAGttcgatttaataataattaattattagtgaaaaggaatatttaaaaattgtagattcgaagccacgttttaacttttttgttcAATATCAATCatgtgtaataaaattaataaagtatcAAACAGGagttcttttgttttaaaacaattaattgatttaaacatcataaaaagaaaataaacaaaatgtaattGGATAATTGTGAGCTTCATTtgtgtaagtacctattatttaatcGTATGTTATAATTTGATTGTTTTTCTTCTTTCAGCAAACAACAGCAGAGGCACCTCGATGGAAGCTGAACGACGGTCATGAGATCCCAGCCCTCGCTCTCGGCACTTGGCTTGGAAATACCTCtaaggtatataaaaaaatatacagggttatttgtaaaacaccggcaacctcgcaggacaagatagctaacatcataagtaacaacatttgatctacgacttttggcataacgcaataaattatttttaaatgattttttaagattttattgtactctcctaacatttgtaagtctatgttctattcaatatcgaaaggacgacgcgacgccccctttcccctcccgttcgcttcttgtttacgtaatttttggaatgcgcgtagagtttataatattcaaacggaaaattaaatgaatatttatttttgtatgaaaataaaatctaacaaattatcaaaagtcgtagaacaaatgttgttacttatgatgttagctatcttgtcctgcgaggttgctggtgttttacaagtaaccctgtataatatattatatttatctctatacaaataatatctattaggTAGTTATATGAAACACAAACAAACtgtttttcttaataataaaaatctttatttatccATACTTTCAATTACTTACACTGTTTATGtcattcaataatttatatataaacacaataggtacttaaaacacaatacttaaaagttaaaactatgGACATTATCGTCTGAACTAGGCCGAGCCAGCTGTAGGTATCTTAAACgataataatatcttcccactatgtaatatataaactaattattcacaattattcattcaaataaactttttatttactttagaaGCTCTTTTGAGTCgccaatttacataatttaatatttcccaATTATTGCAATCACGCTCAAAATTGTCCGAAGCAAAACTCTACCTACGCCTGTAAAGCAGAATTTTCTTAATGCTCACTGTCAcgaaaaaagttaattttgaatagatatttttccggacatttttgACACGccattattatcttttttgtatgtaatcgACTCATTTCGACGCAATTATGACCCACTTTAAGCAGAccgatttaattcaaatttcaaacattGTTAACTGATCAAGGATTGGTGACTGGTGTCAAtacaaatttcatgaatttcTTCTTATaaagcgtttttttttttatttagcgtTTAGCTCCtaaactatattaattattggacTTTTTAACAAGCGATTCTGAATCTATGgattcaattaaaactttttccaACATGGCCGTCTCCAGCCGGTATCTGACGAGGTGGTACACGCAGTTCGCTGGGCCATCGACGCTGGCTACCGGCACATTGATACAGCGTGGATCTATCGTGTGGAAGACCAGGTCGGGAGAGGATTGAAGGGATATAAACGAGAGGATATCTTTGTTACTACTAAGGTATGTTGTGTACTTGAAATACATATGCAATGCAGTATGGTATATTGGTATATAACACACACAAATACAAATGGAAGTtaactattataaatttatttacttgttaAATAGACAGTTATGTAGTGTATGAAATTATTCATCTTGTGGGTTTGTTTGTAGGTAATAGTAATCTCTGGAACTCTTGGCCCGATTGTGATAAAAATTTGCTTCACAGAGCTGCATTGTTCTTGTgtcaaacaatatttttataagaaagcTCCAGAATAAGGctacttttttaattgaacCTACCAGATAAAAATGGACACAATGTTGAttgaatatatatagataccTAACTACTaacataatttcaaattttcaaaGGATAGAAATACCAATCAACCTGGATACGGGATCGAATTTcttctattattaattttctaaataatcatttaaaagaaatataagtaACTAAAATGATACCATTATACTCTATCAAAGTTATGGAACGACAAACACGCCCGTGACGCCGTGGTGCCCGCGCTTCGACAGTCGCTGAAGGACTTGCAACTTGACTATGTTGATCTGTACCTCATTCACTGGCCCGTTGGACAGTTTGtaagtatattgtatatgtGGATATAATGTGTGCAAAGCGCGTTAGATATGTGCcaaattcaaacaaaaaaaaatgttgtgtggttttatgaaaccacggtaaaagtgaaactttttatcacactatagacataactaaaaattatcgtatttgtacgataattatcgtacgtatcgtgcgtcacgcgacatgcgctacacagagcaaatagtttgagacgatgtaataaaagtttcactttaaaagtaCTTTACTTCAAGTTTCATAGGTATTATACTTAcacacaatttaaatattcttgGAAACACAATATCTACCTATAGTATACAGAGTATCATGAAGTGTACTATTACAATTTAAGGCATTCATTAAAAACAGAGATATATCAAATAGGAGTTAATTCTCGACATAATGCATAACTGCGCTGCGGTCTATTCgcattatcatattttaaaatcaaacttataagccaacACAATCACTTGATAAACATGCTTATTCTGCACGACATAGTAAGGGAaccaaaacctacagggttcTTCCCGTGAAAACATATAcccttgaaatttggtacgaagcaacTTCTTGTAGCACAGCTATAggaaaaattgttaaaaatataaattcacaacGTTCAAAAACCGTTTTAGGTTTATCGGTAAccggttttattttaactacttatattaattattttttgtcaaattCAAAGGGGAACCAAACCTACGATACCACAGACTACCTGGACACATGGCGAGGCATGATGGAAGCGAAGGAACTGGGCCTCACCAGGTCAATTGGTCTCTCCAACTTCAACCAGCACATGATTGACAGGATCCTGGAGGCGGGGCTGGAAAAACCCGCGGCTTTACAAGTTGAGGTGAGAttggaaatatatttatttactaaaaatactGTATATTTACTAACTAGAAAATAAACCCCACATTTTGAgggttttattttactaagcggactatttttaagctattttatagcgtattttttattaaacacacattattatttaattaataccgAAAGCATTCCGATCGTATTTTCGCTTACAGACTCCGCTTACctagattttttcaaaatccaTGTTGTTTAAaagttcaataaaaattaataaggaggtaggtaggtacactaACGCTGCAAAATTCATAGACATGGAACAAACATAGAAAATACTTAAAATGCTATACAAATTTCACtattaagtacttatttattgttcCTTCaatcattaaaacaatatctatacaagcattgaaataatgaaactGTCCTCGTGTtcctaatttataaaattgtatcctTTCAGCTTAACCTGAATCTCCAACAACCAGCATTACTAGACTATTGCAAGAAAAACTCCATAGTAGTGATGGGCTACACACCCTTCGGTTCGCTGTTCTACAACAAGGCCAAGTCAGACGCTCCCCCACCAAGGGTCGATGACCCCGCGTTAGTGGAAATCGCTaagaaatataacaaaaccGTTCCACAGATTACTTTGAGATATTTGGTAAGTTtgatgaatattttgttattgaaaaaacaaattatttccacagttattacaatatttcttcaaaataacattaaaaataattaatttagatgATTCATGTGCTTCATTCGATAACTTTGAAAAAATACATGACATGATTTTGGCGCCAAATGTtggcttatttttttataatttttttgcattATGGTTTGtgtaattttgaatatattacgGATCCACTAGTTTCGTAACTATATAGAATTCATAATATGCTTTGATTTTTTGAACATGAGTCAAAAACTACTTAGCAGGTCTTGAAAACGCATTCcgaaactatattataataagccTTCAGCagcatttcatttaaaaattattattaaactattagaaataattgatccatatatttttaatgatgtgTCTAGCtcaatctatttttttttatattttcaggtgGAATTAGGAGTGATCCCACTCCCGAAATCGCTAACAAAATCCCGCATCGAGCAAAACATCGATATTTTCGACTTTTCTCTTTCCGAATCTGACAAAAACATACTAAAAGGCTTCGACAAGAACTACAGAACAATCCCACAGTATAAATGGTTGGATCACCCTTACTATCCTTTTGAAAAGCCGGAAAAACATTAGAGATATTATCGATTCGCATCgttactataaaaaataagttttttt
Encoded here:
- the LOC123703917 gene encoding aldo-keto reductase AKR2E4-like, with translation MSPYIYIFIVLQVIFFTQTTAEAPRWKLNDGHEIPALALGTWLGNTSKPVSDEVVHAVRWAIDAGYRHIDTAWIYRVEDQVGRGLKGYKREDIFVTTKLWNDKHARDAVVPALRQSLKDLQLDYVDLYLIHWPVGQFGNQTYDTTDYLDTWRGMMEAKELGLTRSIGLSNFNQHMIDRILEAGLEKPAALQVELNLNLQQPALLDYCKKNSIVVMGYTPFGSLFYNKAKSDAPPPRVDDPALVEIAKKYNKTVPQITLRYLVELGVIPLPKSLTKSRIEQNIDIFDFSLSESDKNILKGFDKNYRTIPQYKWLDHPYYPFEKPEKH